In Paenibacillus sp. J23TS9, a single genomic region encodes these proteins:
- a CDS encoding ABC transporter ATP-binding protein encodes MSDALLEVNHLKKYFPIQKGLLNRTVGHVKAVDDISISIQKGETFGLVGESGSGKSTVGKTIIRLTEKTEGEVKFKGVDLYSLSPQELRKIRPSMQLIFQDPYSSLNPRVRVGDAIGEALLDHGLVPKAEVRDRVLEVLQSCGLSSYHINRFPHEFSGGQRQRIGIARALVLNPDLIIADEPVSALDVSIQAQIINLFRKLQETRGLTYLFISHDLSVVEHLCSRIGVMYLGSMMETASRDELFRNPLHPYTKALLSAVPIPIPKLKRERIVLKGDIPNPADPPAGCKFHTRCPFAVGRCKEEVPVFRDAGGGHFVACHLV; translated from the coding sequence ATGTCTGATGCATTGCTTGAAGTCAACCATCTTAAGAAGTACTTTCCGATCCAGAAAGGATTGCTGAACCGGACTGTAGGTCATGTGAAGGCAGTCGATGATATTAGTATATCGATTCAAAAGGGTGAAACGTTTGGCCTTGTCGGTGAATCTGGCAGCGGCAAGAGTACAGTGGGCAAGACCATTATTCGACTGACGGAAAAGACAGAGGGAGAGGTCAAGTTCAAAGGCGTCGATTTGTACAGCCTATCTCCTCAAGAGCTTCGCAAGATTCGCCCAAGCATGCAGCTGATTTTTCAGGATCCTTATAGCTCGCTTAATCCAAGGGTTCGGGTAGGCGATGCGATAGGTGAAGCGCTGCTGGATCATGGGCTCGTGCCCAAAGCAGAGGTCCGGGACCGTGTGCTCGAGGTGCTTCAATCATGCGGTCTGTCATCCTATCACATTAACCGGTTTCCGCATGAATTTTCGGGAGGACAGCGTCAGCGGATTGGCATTGCGCGCGCTCTCGTGTTGAATCCGGATCTAATCATTGCCGATGAACCCGTATCCGCTCTGGACGTATCGATTCAAGCTCAGATTATCAACCTGTTCCGCAAGCTGCAGGAGACACGTGGTCTAACGTACTTGTTTATCTCTCATGATCTGAGCGTGGTTGAGCATCTATGCTCCCGGATTGGGGTTATGTATCTGGGATCGATGATGGAGACAGCATCCCGGGATGAGCTCTTCAGAAACCCGCTTCATCCCTATACCAAGGCTTTACTATCGGCAGTTCCCATTCCTATTCCAAAGCTTAAACGTGAACGGATCGTCCTGAAAGGGGATATTCCAAACCCTGCGGATCCGCCAGCCGGATGCAAATTCCATACACGCTGTCCATTTGCTGTAGGACGCTGCAAGGAAGAAGTACCTGTATTCCGCGACGCGGGCGGAGGGCACTTTGTAGCTTGTCATTTGGTATGA
- a CDS encoding nucleotidyltransferase family protein, which produces MIIKNERDIIQLVQEDTWMMDILYTAKTLQLPDWWVCAGFVRSKIWDVLHEFSDRTPLPDVDVVYFDPNCCDEAVEKELEKKLFSINPHVPWSVKNEARMHLINNMPPFTSSVDAIANFPETVTSLGLTLGEHNQLILTAPHGIQDVIDMTVRSTPYYVQSKDHAEIYERRVMKKNWSQTWHQVKIIHIQEA; this is translated from the coding sequence TTGATCATAAAAAATGAGCGGGACATCATTCAACTCGTCCAAGAAGATACATGGATGATGGATATTCTATATACTGCCAAAACGTTGCAGCTTCCGGATTGGTGGGTATGTGCGGGATTTGTTCGTTCGAAAATTTGGGATGTTCTGCATGAATTTTCAGATCGGACTCCACTGCCGGACGTTGATGTCGTCTATTTTGACCCAAACTGCTGCGATGAAGCTGTTGAAAAAGAACTGGAGAAGAAGCTGTTCTCGATCAACCCTCATGTCCCCTGGTCTGTGAAAAACGAAGCCCGAATGCATCTCATCAACAATATGCCTCCTTTCACCTCCTCGGTGGATGCTATTGCGAACTTTCCTGAGACAGTGACCTCACTTGGACTAACTTTAGGTGAACATAACCAATTAATTCTGACAGCTCCACATGGAATTCAGGATGTGATCGATATGACGGTAAGATCCACTCCCTACTATGTACAATCCAAAGATCATGCGGAAATTTACGAAAGACGTGTAATGAAGAAAAATTGGAGTCAGACATGGCATCAAGTGAAAATTATACATATACAAGAAGCGTAA
- a CDS encoding RNA polymerase sigma factor: protein MSNMIRLLATADFSDVSQDLQEEIYYEYYDFAYGMILYIVKDHAATEDIIQESFIKVIRNKPIFENEGKLRAWLKVVTKNTTINYLRKNKNYRNQLDVEGVFMYKEEISKSPISVENTVETMLIEESIMEYLQQLKPEYSVLIEYRWKQGLTYKEISNMLDLSEDVVKQRLFRARESIKKMLFKEWGIKDEKRKI from the coding sequence ATGTCCAATATGATCAGACTTCTTGCGACGGCGGATTTCAGCGATGTCAGTCAGGATTTGCAGGAAGAAATATATTATGAATATTATGATTTTGCTTATGGCATGATTCTCTATATCGTTAAAGATCACGCGGCTACCGAGGATATTATACAGGAATCTTTTATTAAAGTTATTAGAAACAAGCCCATTTTTGAGAACGAGGGCAAATTGCGAGCATGGCTTAAAGTAGTTACCAAAAATACAACCATTAATTATTTGCGAAAAAATAAAAACTACCGTAACCAATTGGATGTTGAAGGTGTTTTTATGTATAAAGAGGAAATTTCCAAGTCTCCGATATCGGTAGAAAACACAGTAGAAACCATGCTAATTGAAGAGTCTATCATGGAATACCTTCAGCAATTGAAGCCTGAATACAGCGTACTGATCGAATACAGGTGGAAACAAGGCCTCACCTACAAAGAAATCTCTAATATGTTGGATCTGAGCGAAGACGTCGTTAAACAGCGTCTTTTCAGAGCCCGTGAAAGTATCAAAAAAATGCTGTTTAAAGAGTGGGGGATTAAGGATGAAAAGCGAAAAATATGA
- a CDS encoding histidine kinase produces MEGYKRKTPEQILEDIRRLQRGNLKIIIGAVSGSGKTYHMLREGQILQNQGIDVVICAVSTLKRPETVRQLADLERVPSIHWMDQDKESKDLNLEGLLVRNPEVVLVDGLAHRNRKEALFPNRLKDIEFLLEKGISVITTLNVYELEGVHELARKWTGMEARETVPLDTLSQADEVRLIDVTPETLIARLQEGHLEQSMDRELFTRKALAVLREMSLRLVAEDVNSTLEKHRDEQGLPGPSGASERILVSAQYHWNGSIYIRRGQQIAKRLNGDLLVVIFMLDQSKLTKEASAFKRSLQKMAKKTGALIEELPLRSTRQFAEALIRYAVDKKVTRIVLGHSKKSSWQEFWQGSVTDGILKRAKGIDIFWVADRTSQGGPRILPTRRQQPEENDMYHRLNKEEMEKKVERMKRGRFKIYIGAAPGVGKTYTMLHEGNESLRKGVDVVIGWLETHGRAETADQVESLYMVPALQIPYKGTVLKEMDAVAIIARNPELVLVDELPHSNVPGSIHKKRYEDIAFLLEHGISVITTVNVQHLESLNDAVEQITGIRVQETVPDYILSMADEVELIDVTPQSLQQRMRDGKIYAADKVEQALSSFFKTGNLIALRELALREIADDVDERLEAWERRFSLRGPWRKEEAIYVCILPGSNHERLIRRGFRIAYRLKATWYVNYIQTETLSKEDEQLKIDACRKLTESFGGSFDTMSVGAWKEIPDFVMDKTNQVKATQIIVGQAVSGQSMRRRKVIRELIRLARDIDVLLVSNPESFS; encoded by the coding sequence ATGGAAGGATATAAAAGAAAAACGCCGGAGCAAATTTTGGAGGATATTCGAAGGCTTCAACGCGGCAATCTGAAAATTATCATCGGGGCCGTCAGCGGCAGCGGCAAAACCTATCACATGCTGCGTGAAGGCCAGATTTTACAAAACCAAGGCATAGATGTTGTCATCTGCGCGGTCTCAACACTCAAACGTCCGGAAACGGTCAGGCAGCTTGCTGATCTGGAGCGGGTGCCCAGTATCCACTGGATGGATCAAGACAAAGAATCCAAGGATCTGAATTTGGAGGGGCTGCTGGTACGCAATCCCGAGGTTGTTCTTGTGGATGGACTAGCTCACCGGAATCGTAAGGAAGCCCTTTTTCCGAACCGGTTGAAGGATATAGAGTTTTTGCTTGAAAAAGGGATCAGTGTTATTACGACGCTTAATGTATATGAACTTGAGGGAGTTCATGAGCTGGCAAGAAAGTGGACGGGGATGGAAGCGAGAGAGACCGTTCCCCTGGATACATTGAGTCAGGCTGATGAGGTCCGGCTGATCGACGTTACGCCTGAGACGCTGATCGCAAGGCTCCAGGAAGGGCATCTGGAGCAGAGCATGGATAGGGAACTCTTCACACGCAAGGCTTTGGCCGTGCTTCGGGAAATGTCACTGCGGCTCGTAGCTGAGGATGTCAATTCGACCCTGGAAAAGCACCGGGATGAGCAAGGACTGCCTGGGCCTTCCGGTGCCTCGGAACGGATTCTGGTCTCGGCGCAATATCACTGGAATGGTTCCATCTATATCAGGAGGGGGCAGCAAATCGCCAAGCGATTGAATGGAGATTTGCTGGTTGTAATTTTCATGCTTGATCAGAGCAAGCTCACGAAGGAAGCTTCAGCCTTCAAGCGTTCATTGCAGAAGATGGCTAAAAAGACGGGTGCTTTAATAGAGGAACTGCCCCTACGCTCAACCCGCCAGTTTGCTGAAGCTTTAATCCGTTATGCCGTGGATAAAAAAGTCACACGTATTGTGCTCGGTCATTCTAAAAAAAGCAGCTGGCAGGAATTTTGGCAGGGATCGGTAACCGATGGGATATTAAAACGGGCCAAAGGCATTGATATTTTCTGGGTCGCAGACCGCACGTCTCAGGGCGGGCCGAGAATTTTGCCCACACGCAGGCAGCAGCCGGAAGAGAATGATATGTACCATCGGCTCAACAAAGAAGAAATGGAGAAAAAGGTTGAACGAATGAAACGTGGACGCTTTAAAATTTATATCGGCGCGGCTCCCGGTGTCGGTAAGACTTATACAATGCTCCATGAGGGTAATGAAAGTCTCCGTAAAGGAGTAGATGTGGTCATTGGATGGTTGGAAACACATGGGCGTGCGGAGACGGCTGATCAGGTGGAGAGCCTTTATATGGTTCCTGCTCTACAGATTCCGTATAAAGGAACGGTTCTGAAAGAAATGGATGCTGTGGCCATTATTGCACGTAACCCGGAGCTGGTACTGGTGGATGAGCTTCCGCACAGCAATGTTCCCGGAAGTATTCACAAGAAAAGATATGAGGATATCGCGTTTCTATTGGAGCATGGAATATCAGTGATCACGACTGTGAATGTTCAGCATCTGGAAAGCCTGAATGATGCAGTGGAGCAAATCACGGGCATACGTGTACAGGAAACGGTACCTGATTATATTCTGTCCATGGCGGATGAAGTCGAATTGATTGACGTCACCCCCCAGTCGCTGCAGCAGCGGATGAGGGACGGGAAAATATACGCGGCAGACAAAGTCGAGCAAGCACTGAGCTCTTTTTTTAAAACCGGAAACCTGATTGCTTTACGAGAGTTAGCCCTTCGTGAAATTGCTGACGATGTGGATGAGAGGCTGGAAGCCTGGGAAAGGCGGTTTTCACTGCGGGGACCCTGGCGCAAAGAAGAGGCTATTTATGTATGCATCCTGCCCGGCTCCAATCATGAGCGTCTGATCCGGCGCGGGTTTCGTATTGCATACCGATTGAAAGCCACATGGTATGTGAATTATATTCAGACGGAAACTCTTTCGAAAGAAGATGAACAGTTAAAAATAGATGCTTGCCGCAAGCTCACCGAGAGCTTCGGCGGTTCCTTCGATACGATGTCCGTGGGAGCCTGGAAGGAAATTCCGGATTTCGTTATGGATAAGACAAACCAAGTGAAGGCGACACAAATTATTGTCGGTCAGGCGGTAAGCGGTCAATCGATGCGTCGCCGCAAAGTCATTCGCGAGCTGATCCGCCTGGCACGGGATATTGACGTTCTTCTGGTATCCAATCCGGAAAGCTTTAGCTGA
- a CDS encoding aldose 1-epimerase — protein sequence METQNAAYEGDFHGEHAIWLKHGQYEAAVLPERGANLILFRDLENGFRYLREPEANEMEDFIANPGIYGIPVLFPPNRFDGGKFAWEGKVYELPVNETDRGNHLHGFMHQLPWAVDYIKGDEYESVVVLSQRVRDGHLYKQYFPFEFTISLRYTLNGEGLQQHVTVTNDGQERMPNLLAFHTAINAPFVPGSAASDYTFKMTIGQRWEMTERMLPTGQFQTLSEEEELMKTEGVSPYFASMDNHYTAVPQDGRNRMELTDQRTGDVLVYDVGTAYKYWMIWNNGAGGKFFCPEPQINLVNAPNISDIPAEEMGLLGLEPGERWEETSSFYAIKRTK from the coding sequence ATGGAGACACAAAATGCAGCATATGAAGGCGACTTTCATGGCGAACATGCCATCTGGCTGAAGCATGGACAATACGAAGCGGCGGTTCTGCCCGAACGGGGCGCAAACCTGATCTTATTCCGCGATCTTGAGAACGGTTTCCGGTATTTACGTGAACCGGAAGCAAACGAGATGGAGGATTTCATTGCAAATCCAGGTATCTATGGTATACCGGTTTTGTTTCCGCCCAATCGTTTTGATGGAGGAAAGTTTGCCTGGGAGGGTAAAGTCTATGAGCTTCCAGTCAATGAGACGGATCGCGGCAACCATCTGCATGGCTTCATGCATCAGCTGCCATGGGCTGTCGATTACATAAAGGGAGACGAATATGAAAGTGTGGTTGTTCTATCCCAGCGGGTGAGAGACGGCCATCTTTATAAACAGTACTTCCCGTTCGAGTTTACCATTTCGCTGCGTTATACCTTGAACGGAGAAGGTTTGCAGCAGCATGTTACCGTAACAAATGACGGGCAAGAGAGAATGCCGAATTTGCTGGCATTCCACACAGCGATTAATGCACCGTTTGTCCCTGGAAGCGCAGCATCGGACTATACGTTTAAAATGACGATCGGACAGCGCTGGGAAATGACTGAACGAATGCTTCCGACTGGACAATTCCAGACGCTTAGCGAAGAGGAAGAATTGATGAAGACGGAGGGTGTCAGCCCGTATTTTGCCTCCATGGATAACCATTACACGGCAGTCCCGCAAGATGGGCGCAATCGGATGGAGCTGACAGATCAACGCACGGGTGATGTACTTGTCTATGATGTTGGAACAGCATATAAATATTGGATGATCTGGAACAACGGAGCGGGCGGGAAATTCTTCTGTCCGGAACCACAAATTAATCTGGTGAATGCACCGAATATTTCAGACATACCAGCCGAGGAAATGGGGCTTCTTGGGCTAGAGCCTGGCGAGAGATGGGAAGAGACCAGTTCCTTCTACGCAATCAAGCGCACTAAATAA
- a CDS encoding zinc ribbon domain-containing protein, translated as MSNFLNKLKQGVSDAGKKAQQTVESTSLKFQVSSKEKDIEKNYTEIGRIVYRSLETESSFIPNEEFTKYREAILGLEQEIEDLNRKIQHLQNLKECGCGKMLPADASYCPFCGQQFQTVVVQPAAVQSPHTEKAAFCPNCGEPASQADHFCRGCGFQLSE; from the coding sequence ATGTCCAACTTTTTAAACAAGCTCAAACAGGGTGTGTCAGACGCGGGCAAAAAAGCCCAGCAAACCGTGGAGTCCACGTCACTGAAATTCCAGGTGTCATCCAAAGAAAAGGATATTGAAAAAAACTATACGGAAATAGGGCGAATTGTATATCGTTCGCTTGAAACGGAATCCAGCTTTATTCCGAATGAAGAGTTTACAAAGTACCGTGAAGCCATACTTGGTCTGGAACAAGAGATCGAAGATCTGAACCGCAAAATTCAGCATCTACAAAATCTCAAGGAATGCGGATGCGGTAAAATGCTGCCGGCAGACGCATCCTACTGTCCTTTCTGCGGCCAGCAGTTTCAAACTGTCGTTGTACAGCCTGCAGCCGTGCAAAGCCCTCATACCGAAAAAGCAGCCTTCTGCCCAAATTGTGGCGAGCCAGCGTCTCAGGCAGACCATTTCTGCCGTGGCTGCGGGTTCCAATTAAGCGAGTAA
- a CDS encoding YafY family protein, which yields MDRLMAIIMALQHGSQTATVLSERLEVSRRTILRDIQTLSEIGVPLGAASGPNGGYSLMEGFQLPPLQLSSREALCVLFALQGLTGYTDTPFNGERWTVMDKIRSILPQDTSLSIAPLLNSMEVEVPKRVYNIPHLELLLEMTAKGKWISVFYQSLNHRRNLLIKPLKIFAAHGFWYCDCNSNTHGENRRLRVDRMSDIAEVDAPEDYAEPVRLQSQVKTVHIRAELTYKGMLQVERDEHVGEHIEHVGDERWIADFHLPESEWEWAVQLFFSLGLDAKVIMPEKLRAEVRHRAEQLRYRYEQASTEES from the coding sequence ATGGACCGCTTAATGGCTATTATCATGGCCTTGCAGCATGGCAGCCAGACGGCAACCGTACTCTCGGAAAGGCTGGAGGTGTCCCGCCGCACGATTCTTCGTGATATCCAGACTCTGTCGGAGATTGGTGTGCCTCTCGGGGCGGCGAGCGGTCCAAACGGCGGTTATTCACTGATGGAAGGTTTTCAGCTTCCACCCCTTCAGCTAAGCTCCAGAGAAGCTTTATGCGTGTTGTTTGCGCTGCAGGGTTTAACTGGGTATACGGATACTCCGTTTAATGGAGAACGATGGACGGTAATGGACAAAATAAGGAGCATTCTTCCACAGGATACATCACTGAGCATTGCTCCGCTTCTGAACAGCATGGAAGTCGAGGTTCCGAAAAGGGTCTACAACATTCCCCATCTGGAATTGCTGCTTGAGATGACAGCAAAAGGGAAATGGATATCTGTTTTTTATCAGTCCTTGAATCATCGGAGAAATCTGCTGATCAAACCCCTTAAGATATTTGCTGCCCACGGATTCTGGTACTGTGATTGCAACTCTAATACACATGGCGAGAACAGGCGTCTTCGTGTTGACCGGATGAGTGACATCGCTGAAGTTGATGCTCCAGAGGATTATGCCGAACCCGTAAGACTTCAAAGCCAAGTAAAAACAGTACATATCCGAGCCGAGCTAACCTACAAAGGTATGCTTCAGGTGGAACGGGACGAGCATGTTGGAGAACACATTGAACATGTAGGCGATGAACGCTGGATTGCAGACTTTCATCTGCCGGAAAGCGAGTGGGAGTGGGCCGTACAGTTATTTTTCTCGTTAGGTCTCGACGCTAAAGTCATCATGCCTGAAAAGCTGCGGGCTGAAGTCCGTCACAGAGCTGAACAACTGAGGTATAGATACGAACAAGCCAGTACAGAGGAGAGTTAA